GCAATAACGGCAGCACAGGTTGCATCTTGTGGTCAGTGCCAGTATGAGGTTGCGGACATCCATCAAAATTCAAAAAAATTCCGGATCCCAGACACGATCCGGAATATCCATGATTTATCTGTCTGCAGAATCCGCCGGGTCCACATGTTCGGACCAAAATCGTCCGTAGCCGTCAATGCGACCCTTTTCAAGCTCTCCGTTATAGACGCGGGCAATGCGTTTTCCCACGTTTCGGCATTTTTGCCTGACGTTCGGATTCTTGGCGCCGTCCATGGAAAAATACCAGGTCTCTCCGTCCGCGAAGATCGTATAGCCGGATCCCTGATAGCATTGCTTGTCATCAAGGTAGAGGGAAGCCAGATAAAAGATTTTTTCCGTTCTCACCAGAAAGGCTTCAGTGCCGTTCAAATTTGCCTTGGGAACCGGGTTTCCGCCTTTGCGGTTTAAATCGATAATTTTGGCCTTACCGAAGGCCGCAGGGCTTGGGCCATAATCATGCATGTCAACCTCTTGCTGCCGCTGTCTGGCAGCGGCAGTTTTTTTGAGTAATGCGGCGGGGTCGGAAGCTATTGCTTTTCAGCCACGTGAATGAAAAAGTCTGTCTGTTTGATGCCGTAATCCTTTTGAAAATCCCCGTATGTTGTGATTTTCTGGAAGCCCGCACCGCGGAGCAGACCGCAGCAATAGTCTTTGCGCAGGGGATACATATTGAGCTTGTAGCTCGACTGGTCCGGAAAACAATATTCAAATATGACCAGGTCATCGCTGATATGGACCGGTTCGGCTTTTACCCGGTCGCCTGCATAATAATATTTGTGCTTGGAACTGTATCCGGTTTCCAGCATATTATCGTAATTGCGCTGATCGATGATCAGGATTCCGTCGGATTTCAATACAGCGTAGAACTCGGCCAGTGCTTTTCTGCGATCCGGTTCGGCAAAAAGGTGAGTAAAAGAATTGCCCAGACATATCACTGCATCGTATCGCTCTTTGATATCACGGGTCAGCCAGCGCCAGTCCGCCTGGATAGTGCGGAGCACCAAATTCCGTTTCCTCCCGTTTTCCCAGGCCTTGTGGAGCATTTCCGTGCTTCCGTCCGCGCTGTGAACTTCAAAACCGGCGCTCATCAGCGTGACCGAGTGGTAGCCCGTTCCTGTGGCCAGGTCGAGGATTTTGTTCTTTCCCTTGTTTTTCAAGAGGTTGATAAAGAAGGCACCTTCACCTTCGGCCCGACCTTCCCAGTCAATCAGTTCATCCCACTTGTCCACAAAATCTTTCTGGTATTGGGCTTTGTAATGATCGGTATTCTTGATTTTTTCCATGCCGTCATTGTTGTTTTTGTCCCTTTCCATAAAACGCCTCCTTTTTTTTAAAAAGTTCTTTTAAAAACAACTTTGATGGTGCCGTAAAAAGTGCAATATCTGCGTTACGCGCAATTTCTCAGAATTTCACGTACGGCTAAGTACGCTGCATTCTTCGAAATTGCGCAAGCCTTGATCTTGAACTTTTTATGGCACCATCTGAAATCAGACTTTTTACGGTGCCATCAATTTTTCAGAATTTCACGTACGGATAAATGCTCTGTATTATTCGAAATTGTCCAAATTCCGGATCCGAAAGCAATCCGCGCTCTTTGTTTTAACCGGGTTGCCAAATAAAAAAAGCCCTCCGGACACAAATAATAGTGTCCGGAGGGCTGCACCCAGTTTTCTTGGCCCTCCAATATTTCGAATGGAACAATTTGTCCATTCGGAGCTGTCCATCAGGCTCGGCATCTGTAGCTCCGCAGAAACACCGATATATGGGTCAAGGCAGGTCTTCTGGCTTCCCCGCCTTTTCAGCGGCCTTCCCATGGGGTTTAAACCCTACAGTGGCTCACAAAGGCTGAAAAGGTCTCCGTTATCATGAAACGGATCGGGGTTACAGCGGCGGGACCGCTCCCGGCTTTCACGGGATTCCCTATTAAGCAAACTGCACCCTAACACTTTTATTCATATTGGCTGCACAGCAGACTGTCAAGGGAAAGTTCGGCCAAATAAACCAAATCAGTTCCGGCAGAGTTGCTTACCGTGGCGTACTTGGAAGCCTTCGTCCGGGTAAAAGTCTTCTGCCAGGGCAATGCTGTTGAAATTCTTGCGCACCCATTTGTGAAGGGCGTTGGCAAAGGCGGGATTATGAAAGCGGATCACTTCGCCCAGGCAGTTCAGGTCCTGTTGTATGCGCCAGTATAGATACATAAAAACACCCCCTCAAATTTGTTGTTTAATAAAAATTTTGTTTTTCCAATTAGATATGGGTCAACCCGGTTTCGCCCGGATGGGTGCTGAGGTCGCGCAGGTAGGTAAACTCGTCGAGCACCACCAGATGATACTTGCCGGTTCGTGGCCGGCAAAACGCTGTTTCACTCGGGTATGGATGTGTCCGTAGATTTGGCGCGCGCGGGTCGTGCTGCCGAATGTGGCAATAACAATGGGATGTTTCATGGCTGGCTCCTATAACGCAACATTGAAACCGGCATAAGCCCGCAATCCGTCATTCGGGTAGCCGTGATGAATTTCAAAATCATTGTCAAACAGGTTGCGCACCTGGACGAACAGCTCAAACGGGTGGCCGCCCCACTTGAGGGGCTGGGCGATTTTTGCGTCCACGCTTAAATAGCCGGCCATCCTCTTTTCCCTGCTGTTTTCAAGATCGCTGAACCGCTCGCTTACGGCCTCCATGTCAATCTCCAGGCGCGTGTCCGTCTTTTTCAGAGTCTGTTTAACGGTGGCCGTGAATTTCTGGGCCGGTGTGTAGGTGAGCTCCTCGCCATTGGCCTCGTTTTCGCTCTCCTGGCGGATATAGTTGAAATTCATCTCGGTTTGCTCAAACGGCTGCCACTTGACATTGATTTCAACACCACAGCGCCAGGCATCGGCGATGTTGACAGGCCGCTTGATGGTATCCGCGAATTCCTGGTAGGCGATCAGGTCCTTCACATCCTCGCGAAACAGGGTGACAGAGATTCCACCGGTCTCGCCCGCCTTTTGTATAAATCCCAGGCTGCTGCTGATCACCCTTTCCTCGTCAAGATCGGGGTTGCCCCGGACCTGGTCGATAGAGCCGTGGCTGGGCTGGTAGAGCTGGCCGAAGGTGGGAATGTTGACCGTGTAGCCCACCCCGGCTTTGATGATCCGGCCGGCGCCGGGTTTAAAAGAAATCCCCAGATTGCCGCCAGGCGCCGGGTCGAAATCCGATGCCCAATCCCCTCTTGCGCCGGCACTTACGGAGAAGGCCCCTAGCCGGCGGTCGAACTGGCCGTGAAGGCCGATCTGCCGGCGATCATGATCGCCGCTCAAGGTATGATCCACGGTTTCATGTCTGGCAGAGGCGCCGGTCCGCACGGACCACAAGCCCGTATCCTCACACCAGTCGGTCTCGCCTTTCACGCCTATCCCCAGGGTCTCCAGGGTGGATTCCAGTCCGGTCTGGGAGCGGTCTTCCAGCCGCACCCCGTCGGCAAACAGCTTGGCTTTGTAGCTTCCGGTATCGCCTGTCATGCCCTGGGCGCGAAAGTCCGCGGATGCTTTTTGAAAGGTCTGCTCGGCATCCGGAGTGGGATTGTAATCCCGGCCCGGATTTCCGTGGGCGCTGTAGTAGTATCGGCCGTTTATGTCATAGGCCCGGGCGTCGGGGGTCTGCATTTCCCATTGGGCGCTGATGTTGGCACTGTCGCGATCGTTGTTTCCGCGCTTGCCGTCCGTGTGCTTGCCGGTTGCGGACAGCTGCAGCCGCTGGTTGTCAGAGCTCATGGATTTTGAAGCCGTGGCTTCCGCTGTGCCATAGGAGCCGCCCAAAACCCGGAAGCGGGCCGAGGGCCGGGTTTTGCCGTCTGCTTTGCCGTCAGGGGCCAACACAATATTAATGGCGCCCGACGATGCGCCGACACCCAGCCATACGGGTACAGGCGGCTTATAGACTTCGATGCGCTCGATCATGGAAACCGGGATGTCCCCGATAACCGCGCTGCCGTACTGGCTGCCGCCCGCAGGGCGCCCGTTGACCAAAATCAGAATGCGTCCGGTGCCGCCGGAGCCGCGGATACTGATGCGCGCGCCCAGGCCTGTGCCGCTGGGCTCCACCGATACGCCGGGCATGGCGTCTACGGCTGTGTCCGTGTCCAGGAAATTACGCTCCCGAATTTCATCGCGTCCCATAACTTCCACCTGCTGCGGATTGTCTTGGATAAAGCTTTCCAGCCGTTTGGCGGTTACCGTTACCTCCTCCAGCCGGTGGGCACTCTGGCCTGAATGGCCGGAGTGATCGTGATCGTGAGCCAGGGCAGGGGACGTGCCCGGAGCTGTCAACAAAACCAAAAAACATAAAAAAGCTGTCTGGAACAATCGATGAATCACGTTTTTCTCCGTTCAGGCGGGTTTTCGGTTGAAGTTTTCCAAAGCGCCCGATACAGGTCGCAGACCAGTGTCTGACGCGCTCCCCGGTTATAATGGAGCCGGCCGGGGCAGTCGCCCGGACATCGATCCCGTATCTCACAGCGTTCACAGTCCGCCTGTTCGGGCCTGGACATACCCAGTCGCTGCAGGGCACCGGGTTCCGGATGCCAGACGGTGCCTGCGGCAAAAGAATCATCCGCCAGAGTTTGTCCGCAGGGAAACAGCCGGCCGTCCGGATGAACAGCCAGGCTCTCTCCCCGGCAGGCATGACAGAAGGCCGGCTTTTTTTCAGCGCGCATCAACAGATCCTTTTCACGCAAACGGATAGGGCGGGGCCTGCAGGCGTTAACCGCAGCCAAGGTTGCGGCCATGGCTTTGCTGCCGTCTGCCAGGGACCGGCTGTCGGGAAAATCTGCAGCCGCCGTTGCAGCGGCCCGGCCTTTGGCCACCAAAAGATCCAGGCCGATGCCCCGGGCGCAGGAAAAGCCCGCCAGAGTAAGCGCCAGGCGATCCAGGAAAGCCGTGTTGTGGCGGGTCACCACGGTTGTCACCCGAAAGGGGATGCCGGCGGACTCCAGCATCTGCAGGCCGCGAAGGGTTTCGGCCGCCTTGCCCCGCTGCGCCTGGTGGACGTCCGGACCGCCGTCCAGACTGACTCCCACCTGCATGTCGTAGGTCTTGAAAATTTTCAGCATCTCCGGGCTCAGGCAGCTCCCGTTGGTCTGTATTCCGATAGTCCGGCAAAGTCCGCTTTCACGGGCGGACCGGGCGGCTTTTTCAATCAGTGCCGGCATCAGCGTCGGCTCGCCCCCGGTGAGCTGCAGATGAAAGGGGCGGCCGCTGTCTGCCGCCAGCCGGCAGGCCTGGTATAAAACCGACTCCGGCATATCGGCCGGCGTTTTCTCCGGACCGTTATAACAATATCGGCAGCACAGGTTGCATCTTGTGGTCAGTGCCAGTATGAGGTAACGGATATTCATCAAAGTGCAAAAAAAAATCCCGGATCGCATACACGATCCGGGATTTCCCTTTTTTATCCAGGGTGCGGTGAAACGGCGGCTATACCGGGAAGCCGCGCTTCTCAAAGTCCGGGCAGGTCTTCTGGCTCTCGGATCGA
The nucleotide sequence above comes from Desulfosalsimonas propionicica. Encoded proteins:
- a CDS encoding glycine/sarcosine N-methyltransferase, with the translated sequence MERDKNNNDGMEKIKNTDHYKAQYQKDFVDKWDELIDWEGRAEGEGAFFINLLKNKGKNKILDLATGTGYHSVTLMSAGFEVHSADGSTEMLHKAWENGRKRNLVLRTIQADWRWLTRDIKERYDAVICLGNSFTHLFAEPDRRKALAEFYAVLKSDGILIIDQRNYDNMLETGYSSKHKYYYAGDRVKAEPVHISDDLVIFEYCFPDQSSYKLNMYPLRKDYCCGLLRGAGFQKITTYGDFQKDYGIKQTDFFIHVAEKQ
- a CDS encoding TonB-dependent receptor plug domain-containing protein, with translation MIHRLFQTAFLCFLVLLTAPGTSPALAHDHDHSGHSGQSAHRLEEVTVTAKRLESFIQDNPQQVEVMGRDEIRERNFLDTDTAVDAMPGVSVEPSGTGLGARISIRGSGGTGRILILVNGRPAGGSQYGSAVIGDIPVSMIERIEVYKPPVPVWLGVGASSGAINIVLAPDGKADGKTRPSARFRVLGGSYGTAEATASKSMSSDNQRLQLSATGKHTDGKRGNNDRDSANISAQWEMQTPDARAYDINGRYYYSAHGNPGRDYNPTPDAEQTFQKASADFRAQGMTGDTGSYKAKLFADGVRLEDRSQTGLESTLETLGIGVKGETDWCEDTGLWSVRTGASARHETVDHTLSGDHDRRQIGLHGQFDRRLGAFSVSAGARGDWASDFDPAPGGNLGISFKPGAGRIIKAGVGYTVNIPTFGQLYQPSHGSIDQVRGNPDLDEERVISSSLGFIQKAGETGGISVTLFREDVKDLIAYQEFADTIKRPVNIADAWRCGVEINVKWQPFEQTEMNFNYIRQESENEANGEELTYTPAQKFTATVKQTLKKTDTRLEIDMEAVSERFSDLENSREKRMAGYLSVDAKIAQPLKWGGHPFELFVQVRNLFDNDFEIHHGYPNDGLRAYAGFNVAL
- a CDS encoding radical SAM/SPASM domain-containing protein: MRSGIFFCTLMNIRYLILALTTRCNLCCRYCYNGPEKTPADMPESVLYQACRLAADSGRPFHLQLTGGEPTLMPALIEKAARSARESGLCRTIGIQTNGSCLSPEMLKIFKTYDMQVGVSLDGGPDVHQAQRGKAAETLRGLQMLESAGIPFRVTTVVTRHNTAFLDRLALTLAGFSCARGIGLDLLVAKGRAAATAAADFPDSRSLADGSKAMAATLAAVNACRPRPIRLREKDLLMRAEKKPAFCHACRGESLAVHPDGRLFPCGQTLADDSFAAGTVWHPEPGALQRLGMSRPEQADCERCEIRDRCPGDCPGRLHYNRGARQTLVCDLYRALWKTSTENPPERRKT